The genomic stretch TTTGGACCCAAGGTGACGGCGACGGATTCGGCTAGCAAGTCCATGCCCCGTTCTAGGGCGCGGCGAGCATCTTCGTTATAAATGATTTGTTTGGCCATCGAAGCGTTCCTCCGTAAGGATGTAGGGGTGAAATTTTATAGCCCGCTCGGTTGTATGCGGCTGGGAGATGGAAAAACCTTGCTGTTGGGTAGGGGCAATTAGGAAACAACCGCTAAAATATCTCTTTCGGCGAGCAATACGTAGTCTTCGTCGCCCAGTTTGACTTCGGTGCCTGCGTATTTGGAGTAGAGAATTTTATCGCCTACTTTCACTTCCATGGGCTGCCGGCTACCGTCGTCGTTGCGTTTGCCGGAACCAACAGCGGCTACTTCGCCGATTTGTGGTTTTTCTTTGGCGGTGTCGGGTAGTAAAATACCTCCGGCGGTTTTTTCTTCTGATTGGCTTACTTTGATAAAGACGCGATCGCCCAAGGGTTGAACGCTAGATACACTTAGAGAAACTGCA from Geitlerinema sp. PCC 9228 encodes the following:
- the groES gene encoding co-chaperone GroES — encoded protein: MAAVSLSVSSVQPLGDRVFIKVSQSEEKTAGGILLPDTAKEKPQIGEVAAVGSGKRNDDGSRQPMEVKVGDKILYSKYAGTEVKLGDEDYVLLAERDILAVVS